A genomic segment from Streptomyces antibioticus encodes:
- a CDS encoding ABC-F family ATP-binding cassette domain-containing protein, with the protein MTATLVAKNLAAGHGDRSLFSGLDLVVAPGDVIGLVGANGAGKSTLLTLLAGLTAPEEGELRLSPPTATVGHLPQEPERRPGETVREFLARRTGVAEAQRAMDEATQALVDEAPGADDAYATALERWLDLGGADLDERAAEVTDSLGLAVGLDQPMTSLSGGQAARAGLASLLLSRYDVFLLDEPTNDLDLDGLERLERFVTGLRAGTVVVSHDREFLTRTVTKVLELDLAQQRINLYGGGYDAYLEERDVARRHARDDYEEYADKRAALQDRAQTQRSWMDKGVKNARRKAGNDNDKIGRKFRSEASEKQAAKARQTQRMIERLEVVEEPRKEWELRMEIAAAPRSGAVVASLRDAEVRRGDFAFGPVTLQIDWADRVAVTGANGAGKSTLLGALLGRIPLDAGHAAVGSGVLIGEVDQARKLFHGPESLLDAFRSAVPDTEPVELRTLLAKFGLKSDHVTRAAVTLSPGERTRAALALLQGRGVNLLVLDEPTNHLDLPAIEQLESALDAYEGTLLLVTHDRRMLDAVRVTRRLEVAAGKVTER; encoded by the coding sequence ATGACTGCCACCCTTGTCGCCAAGAACCTCGCCGCCGGGCACGGCGACCGCTCCCTCTTCTCCGGGCTCGACCTCGTCGTCGCCCCCGGGGACGTGATCGGGCTGGTCGGTGCCAACGGCGCGGGCAAGTCCACCCTGCTCACCCTGCTCGCCGGGCTCACCGCGCCCGAGGAGGGCGAGCTGCGGCTCTCCCCGCCGACCGCGACCGTCGGCCATCTGCCCCAGGAACCCGAGCGCCGCCCCGGCGAGACCGTCCGGGAGTTCCTCGCCCGCCGCACCGGCGTCGCCGAGGCCCAGCGCGCCATGGACGAGGCGACGCAGGCGCTGGTCGACGAGGCACCGGGCGCCGACGACGCCTACGCGACCGCCCTGGAGCGCTGGCTCGACCTGGGCGGCGCCGACCTCGACGAGCGCGCCGCGGAGGTCACCGACTCGCTCGGCCTCGCCGTCGGCCTCGACCAGCCGATGACGTCCCTGTCCGGCGGCCAGGCCGCCCGCGCGGGCCTCGCCTCCCTGCTGCTCTCCCGCTACGACGTCTTCCTCCTCGACGAGCCCACCAACGACCTCGACCTGGACGGACTGGAGCGCCTCGAACGCTTCGTGACCGGCCTGCGCGCCGGCACCGTCGTCGTCAGCCACGACCGCGAGTTCCTCACCCGCACGGTCACCAAGGTCCTCGAACTCGACCTCGCCCAGCAGCGGATCAACCTCTACGGCGGCGGCTACGACGCCTATCTGGAGGAACGCGACGTGGCCCGCCGCCACGCGCGCGACGACTACGAGGAGTACGCCGACAAGCGGGCCGCGCTCCAGGACCGGGCGCAGACGCAGCGCTCCTGGATGGACAAGGGCGTGAAGAACGCGCGCCGCAAGGCGGGCAACGACAACGACAAGATCGGCCGTAAGTTCCGCAGCGAGGCCAGCGAGAAGCAGGCCGCGAAGGCCCGCCAGACGCAGCGCATGATCGAGCGTCTGGAGGTCGTGGAGGAGCCCCGCAAGGAGTGGGAGCTGCGCATGGAGATCGCGGCCGCCCCGCGCTCCGGCGCGGTCGTGGCCTCCCTGCGCGACGCCGAGGTGCGGCGCGGCGACTTCGCCTTCGGACCGGTCACCCTCCAGATCGACTGGGCGGACCGGGTCGCGGTGACCGGCGCGAACGGCGCGGGCAAGTCGACCCTGCTGGGCGCGCTGCTCGGCCGGATCCCGCTGGACGCCGGGCACGCGGCCGTCGGCTCGGGCGTCCTGATCGGCGAGGTCGACCAGGCGCGCAAGCTGTTCCACGGCCCGGAGTCCCTGCTCGACGCGTTCCGCTCGGCCGTCCCCGACACCGAACCGGTCGAACTGCGCACCCTGCTGGCCAAGTTCGGGCTGAAGTCGGACCATGTGACACGCGCGGCGGTCACCCTGTCACCCGGCGAGCGCACCCGCGCCGCCCTCGCCCTGCTCCAGGGCCGGGGCGTCAACCTGCTCGTCCTGGACGAGCCGACGAACCATCTGGACCTGCCGGCCATCGAGCAGCTCGAATCGGCGCTCGACGCCTACGAGGGCACCCTGCTCCTTGTCACCCACGACCGGCGCATGCTGGACGCGGTCCGGGTCACCCGCCGCCTGGAGGTCGCGGCCGGCAAGGTGACCGAACGCTGA
- a CDS encoding Tex family protein: MTTPGSIESGSIEGRIAEELGVRERQVRAAVELLDGGSTVPFIARYRKEATEMLDDAQLRTVEERLRYLRELEDRRAAILESVREQGKLTDALEAQIRGAETKARLEDIYLPYKPKRRTKAQIAREAGLEPLAEGLLTDPGVEPLAAAAAFVDADKGVADPQAALDGARAILTERFSEDADLIGELRERMWGRGRLVARVREGKEEAGAKFADYFDFAEPFTALPSHRILAMLRGEKEDVLDLVLEPEEPSEQPGPSSYEGIVASRFGIAERGRPGDKWLIDTVRWAWRTRILVHLGIDLRLRLRTAAEDEAVNVFAANLRDLLLAAPAGTRATLGLDPGFRTGVKVAVVDATGKVVATDVIYPHVPANKWDEAIAKLARLAKEHAVELIAIGNGTASRETDKLAGELITKHPELKLTKVMVSEAGASVYSASAFASQELPDMDVSLRGAVSIARRLQDPLAELVKIDPKSIGVGQYQHDLSEVKLSRSLDAVVEDCVNGVGVDVNTASAPLLARVSGITSGLAENIVAHRDANGPFTARTQLKKVARLGPKAYEQCAGFLRIRGGDDPLDASSVHPEAYPVVRRMVKTSGQEVAALVGNTGVLRSLRPDDFVDETFGLPTVTDILRELEKPGRDPRPAFKTATFKDGVEKISDLASGMVLEGVVTNVAAFGAFVDVGVHQDGLVHVSAMSRTFVKDPRDVVKPGDIVKVKVLDVDIPRKRISLTLRLDDEAAPQGQDRPSGGARQQRGGDGRPPQQRRQSGGQGGGQRGGNGGQRAGGSRQAPAPANSAMADALRKAGLLDPKKGRG, from the coding sequence GTGACGACACCCGGGTCCATCGAATCAGGGTCCATCGAAGGCAGGATCGCCGAGGAACTCGGCGTACGGGAGCGGCAGGTCAGGGCCGCCGTGGAGCTGCTCGACGGCGGCTCGACGGTGCCCTTCATCGCGCGCTACCGCAAGGAGGCGACCGAGATGCTCGACGACGCGCAACTGCGCACCGTCGAGGAGCGGCTGCGCTACCTGCGGGAGCTGGAGGACCGGCGGGCGGCGATCCTGGAGTCGGTGCGTGAGCAGGGCAAGCTCACCGACGCGCTGGAGGCGCAGATCCGCGGCGCCGAGACCAAGGCCCGGCTCGAGGACATCTATCTGCCCTACAAGCCCAAGCGGCGCACCAAGGCGCAGATCGCGCGGGAGGCGGGCCTGGAGCCGCTCGCCGAGGGCCTGCTCACCGACCCCGGTGTGGAGCCGCTCGCCGCGGCGGCCGCGTTCGTCGACGCCGACAAGGGCGTCGCCGATCCGCAGGCCGCGCTGGACGGCGCGCGGGCCATCCTCACCGAGCGCTTCTCGGAGGACGCCGACCTGATCGGCGAACTGCGCGAGCGCATGTGGGGGCGCGGCCGGCTGGTCGCCAGGGTGCGCGAGGGCAAGGAGGAGGCGGGCGCCAAGTTCGCCGACTACTTCGACTTCGCCGAGCCGTTCACCGCGCTGCCCTCGCACCGGATCCTGGCCATGCTGCGCGGCGAGAAGGAAGACGTCCTCGACCTCGTCCTGGAGCCGGAGGAGCCCTCCGAGCAGCCGGGTCCTTCGTCGTACGAGGGAATCGTCGCGTCGAGGTTCGGCATCGCCGAGCGGGGCCGGCCGGGCGACAAGTGGCTGATCGACACGGTCCGCTGGGCCTGGCGCACCCGGATCCTGGTGCATCTCGGCATCGACCTGCGGCTGCGGCTGCGCACGGCCGCGGAGGACGAGGCGGTGAACGTGTTCGCGGCGAACCTGCGCGACCTGCTGCTCGCCGCCCCGGCCGGCACCCGCGCGACGCTCGGTCTGGACCCCGGCTTCCGTACGGGCGTGAAGGTGGCCGTGGTCGACGCGACCGGCAAGGTCGTGGCGACGGACGTGATCTACCCGCACGTTCCGGCCAACAAGTGGGACGAGGCGATCGCCAAGCTGGCCCGGCTGGCGAAGGAGCACGCCGTCGAGCTGATCGCCATCGGCAACGGCACGGCTTCCCGCGAGACCGACAAGCTCGCCGGTGAACTGATCACCAAGCATCCCGAGCTGAAGCTCACCAAGGTGATGGTGTCCGAGGCGGGCGCCTCCGTGTACTCGGCCTCCGCGTTCGCCTCGCAAGAGCTGCCCGACATGGACGTGTCGCTGCGCGGCGCGGTGTCCATCGCGCGCCGGCTCCAGGACCCGCTGGCCGAGCTGGTGAAGATCGACCCGAAGTCGATCGGTGTCGGCCAGTACCAGCACGACCTGTCCGAGGTGAAGCTGTCGCGCTCGCTGGACGCGGTCGTCGAGGACTGTGTGAACGGCGTCGGCGTGGACGTGAACACGGCCTCCGCGCCGCTGCTCGCGCGGGTCTCCGGCATCACCTCCGGGCTCGCCGAGAACATCGTGGCGCACCGCGACGCCAACGGCCCCTTCACCGCCCGTACCCAGCTCAAGAAGGTGGCGCGGCTCGGCCCCAAGGCGTACGAGCAGTGCGCGGGCTTCCTGCGGATCCGCGGCGGTGACGACCCGTTGGACGCGTCCAGCGTGCACCCGGAGGCGTATCCGGTGGTGCGGCGGATGGTGAAGACCTCGGGGCAGGAGGTGGCGGCGCTCGTCGGCAACACCGGTGTCCTGCGGTCGCTGCGGCCGGACGACTTCGTGGACGAGACGTTCGGTCTGCCGACCGTCACCGACATCCTGAGGGAGCTGGAGAAGCCCGGCCGCGACCCGCGGCCCGCCTTCAAGACGGCCACCTTCAAGGACGGCGTGGAGAAGATCTCCGACCTGGCGTCCGGGATGGTCCTGGAGGGGGTCGTGACGAACGTGGCGGCCTTCGGGGCGTTCGTCGACGTCGGCGTCCACCAGGACGGTCTGGTGCATGTCTCCGCCATGTCGCGGACGTTCGTCAAGGACCCGCGGGACGTGGTCAAGCCGGGTGACATCGTCAAGGTGAAGGTCCTCGACGTCGACATCCCGCGCAAGCGGATCTCGCTGACGCTCCGGCTGGACGACGAGGCCGCGCCCCAGGGCCAGGACCGTCCGTCGGGCGGCGCCCGGCAGCAGCGCGGCGGTGACGGGCGTCCGCCGCAGCAGCGCCGGCAGAGCGGCGGGCAGGGCGGTGGCCAGCGGGGCGGCAACGGCGGTCAGCGCGCGGGCGGTTCGCGTCAGGCGCCGGCGCCGGCGAACAGCGCGATGGCCGACGCGCTGCGCAAGGCGGGCCTGCTCGACCCGAAGAAGGGCCGCGGCTGA
- a CDS encoding enoyl-CoA hydratase/isomerase family protein: MEPELLHGVTDGVATVVLHHPAKRNAMTAAMWAALPPLLDTLAADPRVRVLVLTGAGGTFCAGADISTLQGSPDEAQTLAVRAEEALAAFPKPTLAAVKGHCVGGGAQLAGACDLRFAEEGALFGVTPAKLGIVYPASATRRLVSLVGPGAAKYLLFSGELIDTERALRTGFVDEVLPVDALDKRVAEFTRVLVSRSQLTQAAAKEFADGRTDRDAHWSAQARASDDTAEGVAAFLERREPRFTWTVPR; the protein is encoded by the coding sequence ATGGAGCCCGAACTGCTGCACGGCGTCACCGACGGGGTCGCCACCGTCGTCCTGCACCACCCGGCGAAGCGCAACGCCATGACCGCCGCGATGTGGGCGGCCCTGCCGCCGCTGCTGGACACCCTGGCCGCCGATCCCCGGGTGCGGGTGCTGGTGCTGACGGGCGCGGGCGGCACCTTCTGCGCCGGGGCCGACATCTCCACGCTCCAGGGCTCGCCGGACGAGGCGCAGACGCTGGCCGTCCGGGCCGAGGAGGCCCTCGCGGCGTTCCCCAAGCCGACGCTGGCGGCCGTGAAGGGGCACTGCGTGGGCGGCGGCGCGCAGCTCGCGGGCGCCTGCGATCTGCGGTTCGCCGAAGAGGGCGCGCTGTTCGGGGTGACCCCGGCCAAGCTCGGCATCGTCTACCCGGCGTCCGCCACCCGGCGCCTGGTCTCCCTGGTCGGCCCCGGCGCCGCCAAGTACCTGCTGTTCTCCGGCGAGTTGATCGACACCGAGCGCGCGCTGCGCACCGGTTTCGTGGACGAGGTGCTGCCCGTCGACGCGCTCGACAAGCGGGTCGCCGAGTTCACCCGGGTACTGGTCTCGCGCTCCCAGCTCACCCAGGCCGCCGCGAAGGAGTTCGCCGACGGCCGCACCGACCGCGACGCCCACTGGAGCGCGCAGGCCCGGGCCAGTGACGACACCGCGGAGGGCGTCGCCGCGTTCCTGGAGCGCCGGGAGCCGCGCTTCACCTGGACCGTCCCGCGCTGA
- a CDS encoding ATP-binding protein, translating into MDDHGRGPDPRPAGGADAPLGPPGPPRDEPRPLPYEGVWRFTAAAVDASVPQARHAVRDLLHRQGVPVSDDLVQGLLLIVSELVTNAVRHAALLSPVLAVEVAVGAEWVRVSVEDNHPYRPTALEADHGRTGGRGLLLVREIAREAGGVCDVEHTAGGGKVIWAALPLKPVRLP; encoded by the coding sequence ATGGACGATCATGGGCGCGGGCCCGACCCACGCCCAGCAGGCGGGGCGGACGCACCTCTCGGGCCCCCGGGACCTCCGCGGGACGAGCCGCGGCCGCTGCCCTACGAGGGCGTCTGGCGGTTCACCGCCGCCGCCGTGGACGCCTCGGTCCCGCAGGCCCGGCACGCGGTGCGGGACCTGCTCCACCGGCAGGGGGTGCCCGTCTCGGACGATCTCGTCCAGGGGCTCCTGCTGATCGTCTCCGAGCTGGTGACCAACGCCGTACGGCACGCGGCCCTGCTGTCGCCGGTGCTCGCGGTGGAGGTCGCCGTCGGGGCCGAGTGGGTGCGGGTGTCCGTCGAGGACAACCACCCCTACCGTCCGACCGCCCTGGAGGCCGACCACGGCCGCACCGGCGGCCGCGGACTGCTCCTGGTGCGCGAGATCGCCCGGGAGGCGGGCGGCGTGTGCGACGTCGAGCACACGGCGGGCGGCGGCAAGGTCATCTGGGCCGCCCTGCCGCTCAAGCCCGTGCGCCTGCCCTGA
- a CDS encoding cation diffusion facilitator family transporter, translating to MGAGHDHGHTHTHAPTTGTAAAAYRGRLRVALAITLTVMVVEIVGGVLADSLALIADAAHMATDALGLGMALLAIHFANRPASTHRTFGYARAEILAALANCLLLLGVGGYVLYEAVQRFFTPAPTEGGLMIWFGAVGLVANVISLTLLMRGQAESLNVRGAFLEVAADALGSVAVLVSAVVILTTGWQAADPVASLVIGLMIVPRTVKLLRETLDVLLESAPRGVDMAEVRAHIVALDGVEDVHDLHAWTITSGMPVLSAHVVVRSDVLNAIGHEKMLHELQGCLGDHFDVEHCTFQLEPVGHARHEARLCH from the coding sequence ATGGGGGCTGGGCACGACCACGGCCATACGCACACCCACGCACCGACGACCGGTACGGCCGCCGCGGCGTACCGGGGCCGGCTGCGGGTGGCGCTGGCGATCACGCTCACCGTGATGGTGGTGGAGATCGTCGGCGGGGTGCTCGCGGACTCCCTCGCGCTGATCGCGGACGCCGCGCACATGGCGACCGACGCGCTGGGCCTCGGCATGGCGCTGCTCGCCATCCACTTCGCCAACCGTCCCGCGAGCACCCATCGCACCTTCGGCTACGCCCGCGCGGAGATCCTCGCCGCGCTCGCCAACTGTCTGCTGCTGCTCGGGGTGGGCGGGTACGTCCTGTACGAGGCGGTGCAGCGGTTCTTCACGCCCGCGCCCACCGAGGGCGGGCTGATGATCTGGTTCGGCGCCGTCGGCCTGGTCGCGAACGTCATCTCGCTCACGCTGCTGATGCGCGGTCAGGCGGAGAGCCTGAACGTGCGCGGGGCGTTCCTGGAGGTGGCGGCGGACGCGCTGGGCTCGGTCGCGGTGCTGGTCTCGGCGGTGGTGATCCTGACCACCGGCTGGCAGGCCGCCGACCCGGTCGCCTCGCTGGTCATCGGGCTGATGATCGTGCCGCGCACGGTGAAGCTGCTGCGCGAGACGCTCGACGTGCTGCTGGAGTCGGCCCCCAGGGGCGTCGACATGGCGGAGGTGCGCGCCCATATCGTCGCCCTGGACGGGGTGGAGGACGTGCACGATCTGCACGCCTGGACGATCACCTCGGGAATGCCGGTGCTGTCGGCGCACGTCGTGGTCCGCTCGGACGTGCTGAACGCGATCGGCCACGAGAAGATGCTGCACGAACTCCAGGGGTGCCTGGGCGACCACTTCGACGTCGAGCACTGCACCTTCCAGTTGGAGCCGGTCGGCCACGCGCGGCACGAGGCGCGGCTCTGCCACTGA
- a CDS encoding FAD-dependent oxidoreductase has protein sequence MSTRANGEVVVVGGGVVGLTTAVVLAERGRRVRVWTRDPVERTTSAVAGALWWPYHIEPVTAARAWALRSLEVYGTLASRPEETGVRLVDGAMGETDLADVESWAAGRLPELRRATAREYAPGPAVWARLPLIDMAVHLPWLRERLRRAGGAVEERTVSDLAEADGPVVVNCTGLGARELAGDASVRPVRGQLVVVENPGVDTWLVSTAPDGAMAYLFPQPGRLLLGGTSEDDVWGLDPDPAVAEGIVARCAALRPEVAGARVLEHRVGLRPVRDAVRLERTVLPDGRPLVHHYGHGGAGVTVAWGCAEEAAALVASS, from the coding sequence GTGAGTACTCGGGCGAACGGTGAAGTGGTCGTGGTCGGGGGCGGGGTGGTCGGGCTGACCACGGCGGTGGTCCTCGCCGAGCGGGGCCGGCGGGTGCGGGTGTGGACCCGGGACCCGGTGGAGCGCACCACCTCGGCGGTGGCCGGGGCGCTGTGGTGGCCGTACCACATCGAGCCGGTCACGGCGGCCCGGGCGTGGGCGCTGCGCTCCCTGGAGGTGTACGGGACGCTGGCCTCGCGGCCGGAGGAGACCGGGGTGCGGCTGGTCGACGGCGCGATGGGCGAGACGGACCTGGCGGACGTGGAGAGCTGGGCGGCCGGACGGCTGCCGGAGCTGCGCCGGGCCACGGCACGGGAGTACGCCCCCGGGCCCGCCGTGTGGGCGCGGCTGCCGCTGATCGACATGGCGGTGCATCTGCCGTGGCTGCGGGAGCGGTTGCGGCGCGCGGGCGGTGCGGTGGAGGAGCGCACGGTGTCCGATCTGGCGGAGGCCGACGGCCCGGTGGTCGTCAACTGCACGGGTCTGGGCGCCCGGGAGCTGGCCGGGGACGCGTCGGTGCGGCCGGTGCGCGGGCAGTTGGTCGTGGTGGAGAACCCGGGCGTCGACACCTGGCTGGTGTCCACCGCCCCGGACGGCGCGATGGCGTATCTGTTCCCGCAGCCGGGGCGGCTGCTGCTGGGCGGTACGTCCGAGGACGACGTGTGGGGGCTCGACCCCGACCCGGCGGTGGCCGAGGGGATCGTGGCGCGGTGCGCGGCGCTGCGCCCGGAGGTCGCGGGCGCGCGGGTCCTGGAGCACCGGGTGGGGCTGCGCCCGGTGCGCGACGCGGTACGGCTGGAGCGGACGGTCCTGCCGGACGGGCGGCCGCTGGTGCACCACTACGGGCACGGCGGCGCCGGGGTGACGGTGGCCTGGGGGTGCGCGGAGGAGGCGGCCGCGCTGGTCGCCTCCTCCTGA
- a CDS encoding DUF5941 domain-containing protein, whose translation MSTAILTGQPVPGSSLESDLRSLGFDVLSAADAAETGSLLAAIPAQERVAVVDARFVGHPHALRLGLTDPRFPLAAVPGALTAQPAARAALTRALAHENASSGGALVVDSLADRIADVLAAEGDDVHRPELGRLVAEVPTDPQTRNEARQAVAAVDDEAVRLKSAVKARDGFFTTFFISPYSRYIARWCARRGLTPNQVTTASLITALIAAGCAATGTRGGFVAAGVLLIASFVLDCTDGQLARYSLQYSTLGAWLDATFDRAKEYAYYAGLALGAARGGDDVWALALGAMILQTCRHVVDFSFNEANHDATANTSPTAALSGKLDSVGWTVWARRMIVLPIGERWAMIAVLTAVTTPRITFYVLLIGCAFAATYTTAGRVLRSLTRKARRTDRAARALADLADNGPLVGALVPVLKGRGPRIAPLSAGLGAVLVVAAAWAWGPSWWVVLPAALYVVTSAEAVTRPLKGALDWLVPPILRAGEYLTVLVLAARSDVNGALPAAFGLVAAVAYHHYDTVYRIRGDAGAPPAWLVRAIGGQDGRTLLVAVLAALLTGAQFTVALTALAVAVALVVLVESTRFWVSAGAPAVHDEGEPA comes from the coding sequence TTGTCGACCGCCATCCTCACCGGTCAGCCGGTTCCCGGATCGTCGCTCGAAAGCGACCTGCGGTCCCTCGGCTTCGACGTCCTCTCGGCCGCCGACGCCGCCGAGACCGGGAGCCTGCTCGCCGCGATACCGGCCCAGGAGCGCGTCGCCGTGGTCGACGCCCGCTTCGTGGGCCACCCGCACGCGCTGCGCCTCGGTCTGACCGACCCCCGCTTCCCGCTCGCCGCGGTGCCGGGCGCGCTCACCGCGCAGCCCGCCGCCCGCGCCGCCCTCACCCGCGCGCTGGCCCACGAGAACGCGTCGAGCGGCGGCGCCCTGGTGGTGGACAGCCTCGCCGACCGGATCGCCGACGTCCTGGCGGCCGAGGGTGACGACGTCCACCGCCCCGAGCTGGGCCGTCTGGTCGCCGAGGTCCCCACCGACCCCCAGACCCGCAACGAGGCACGGCAGGCCGTGGCCGCCGTCGACGACGAGGCCGTACGCCTGAAGTCGGCCGTGAAGGCCCGCGACGGGTTCTTCACCACCTTCTTCATCAGCCCGTACTCCCGTTACATCGCCCGCTGGTGCGCCCGCCGCGGGCTGACCCCGAACCAGGTCACCACCGCCTCCCTGATCACCGCGCTGATCGCGGCCGGCTGCGCGGCCACCGGCACCCGGGGCGGATTCGTCGCGGCAGGCGTGCTGCTGATCGCGTCCTTCGTGCTGGACTGCACCGACGGCCAGCTCGCCCGCTACTCCCTCCAGTACTCCACGCTCGGTGCCTGGCTCGACGCCACCTTCGACCGCGCCAAGGAGTACGCCTACTACGCCGGCCTCGCCCTCGGCGCGGCCCGCGGCGGCGACGACGTGTGGGCGCTCGCCCTGGGCGCGATGATCCTCCAGACCTGCCGGCACGTCGTGGACTTCTCCTTCAACGAGGCCAACCACGACGCCACGGCCAACACCAGCCCCACCGCCGCCCTCTCCGGCAAGCTCGACAGCGTCGGCTGGACGGTCTGGGCGCGGCGGATGATCGTCCTGCCCATCGGCGAACGCTGGGCCATGATCGCCGTCCTCACGGCGGTCACCACCCCCCGCATCACCTTCTACGTCCTGCTGATCGGCTGCGCCTTCGCGGCGACCTACACCACGGCCGGACGCGTGCTGCGCTCGCTGACCCGCAAGGCCCGCCGCACGGACCGGGCGGCCAGGGCACTGGCGGACCTCGCGGACAACGGTCCGCTCGTCGGTGCGCTCGTTCCCGTCCTGAAGGGCCGCGGCCCCCGCATCGCACCGCTCAGTGCCGGTCTCGGCGCCGTCCTGGTGGTGGCCGCCGCCTGGGCCTGGGGCCCGAGCTGGTGGGTCGTCCTGCCGGCCGCCCTGTACGTCGTCACCTCGGCCGAGGCCGTCACCCGCCCCCTCAAGGGCGCCCTGGACTGGCTGGTCCCGCCGATCCTGCGGGCCGGCGAGTACCTGACCGTCCTGGTCCTGGCGGCCCGCTCCGATGTGAACGGAGCGCTTCCGGCGGCTTTCGGACTGGTGGCCGCCGTCGCCTACCATCACTACGACACGGTGTACCGCATCCGCGGCGACGCCGGAGCGCCGCCGGCCTGGCTGGTGCGTGCCATCGGGGGACAGGACGGGCGGACCCTGCTCGTCGCCGTGCTGGCCGCGCTGCTCACCGGCGCGCAGTTCACGGTCGCGCTCACGGCCCTGGCCGTGGCCGTCGCCCTCGTGGTGCTCGTCGAGAGCACCCGCTTCTGGGTCTCCGCAGGGGCCCCAGCCGTACACGACGAAGGAGAACCCGCATGA
- the galE gene encoding UDP-glucose 4-epimerase GalE, whose amino-acid sequence MTWLITGGAGYIGAHVARAMTAAGERVVVLDDLSSGVSARLPADVPLVRGSSLDAALVERVLGEHAVTGVVHLAAHKQVGESVARPTLYYRDNVGGLATLLETVAAAGVRRFVFSSSAAVYGNPDVDLITEDTPCAPVNPYGETKLAGEWLVRAAGQAHGMATACLRFFNVAGAAEPVLADTGIFNIVPMVFDRLTRDEAPRIFGADYPTPDGTCVRDYIHVSDLAEAHLAATRRLSAPDAAGDLTVNIGRGEGVSVRELITLIGEVTGDTRPALVEDRRPGDAPRAVAGAGLAARELGWTARRGVREMVESAWLGWQLHHGAQAAPTR is encoded by the coding sequence ATGACCTGGCTGATCACCGGCGGAGCCGGATACATAGGCGCCCATGTGGCGCGTGCCATGACCGCGGCCGGCGAGCGCGTCGTCGTCCTGGACGACCTCTCGTCCGGGGTGTCCGCCCGGCTGCCGGCGGACGTGCCGCTGGTGCGGGGCTCGTCGCTGGACGCCGCCCTGGTGGAGCGGGTGCTCGGCGAGCACGCCGTGACGGGCGTGGTGCATCTGGCCGCGCACAAGCAGGTCGGCGAGTCGGTGGCGCGGCCCACCCTGTACTACCGGGACAACGTCGGCGGTCTGGCCACCCTCCTGGAGACGGTCGCCGCGGCCGGGGTGCGCCGCTTCGTGTTCTCCTCGTCCGCGGCCGTCTACGGCAACCCGGATGTGGACCTCATCACGGAGGACACCCCGTGCGCCCCGGTGAACCCGTACGGCGAGACCAAGCTCGCCGGCGAGTGGCTGGTGCGGGCGGCGGGGCAGGCGCACGGCATGGCGACGGCCTGTCTGCGCTTCTTCAACGTGGCCGGGGCGGCCGAGCCCGTCCTGGCCGACACCGGGATCTTCAACATCGTCCCGATGGTCTTCGACCGGCTCACCCGGGACGAGGCCCCGCGGATCTTCGGCGCCGACTACCCGACCCCGGACGGCACCTGCGTCCGGGACTACATCCACGTCAGCGATCTGGCCGAGGCGCATCTCGCGGCGACCCGGCGGCTGTCCGCGCCGGACGCGGCCGGGGATCTGACGGTCAACATCGGCCGGGGCGAGGGCGTCTCGGTGCGTGAGCTGATCACCCTGATCGGCGAGGTGACCGGGGACACCCGTCCGGCGCTGGTGGAGGACCGGCGGCCCGGGGACGCGCCGCGCGCGGTCGCCGGGGCCGGACTGGCCGCGCGCGAGCTGGGCTGGACCGCGCGGCGCGGGGTGCGCGAGATGGTCGAGTCGGCCTGGCTGGGCTGGCAACTGCACCACGGCGCGCAGGCGGCGCCGACCCGCTGA
- the idi gene encoding isopentenyl-diphosphate Delta-isomerase produces MSITPATAKHSSADGTAEAILLELVDENGVTIGTAEKLAAHQPPGRLHRAFSVFLFDEQGRLLLQQRALGKYHSPGVWSNTCCGHPYPGEAPFAAAARRTFEELGVSPSLLAEAGTVRYNHPDPASGLVEQEFNHLYVGMVQSALRPDPEEVGDTAFVTPAELAERHAKDTFSSWFMTVLDAARPAVRELTGPSAGW; encoded by the coding sequence ATGTCGATCACACCTGCCACCGCGAAGCACAGCTCGGCGGACGGCACCGCGGAAGCGATCTTGCTGGAGCTCGTCGACGAGAACGGCGTGACCATCGGCACCGCGGAGAAGCTCGCCGCCCACCAGCCGCCGGGGCGACTGCACCGCGCCTTCTCGGTGTTCCTCTTCGACGAGCAGGGCCGGCTGCTGCTCCAGCAGCGGGCGCTCGGCAAGTACCACTCCCCCGGTGTGTGGTCCAACACCTGCTGCGGCCACCCCTACCCCGGTGAGGCGCCGTTCGCGGCGGCCGCCCGGCGCACGTTCGAGGAGCTGGGAGTCTCCCCCTCGCTGCTCGCCGAGGCGGGCACGGTCCGCTACAACCACCCGGACCCGGCGTCGGGCCTGGTGGAGCAGGAGTTCAACCATCTCTACGTCGGGATGGTGCAGTCGGCGCTGCGGCCGGACCCGGAGGAGGTGGGCGACACGGCCTTCGTGACCCCCGCCGAGCTGGCGGAGCGGCACGCGAAGGACACGTTCTCGTCGTGGTTCATGACGGTGCTGGACGCGGCCCGTCCGGCCGTGCGGGAGCTGACGGGGCCGTCGGCCGGCTGGTGA